A segment of the Macrobrachium rosenbergii isolate ZJJX-2024 chromosome 8, ASM4041242v1, whole genome shotgun sequence genome:
ccaattttcacctctcatttaagaacaaattcttTGAATCAGCCCTGAGAGTTTCCAGTATGACTCAGTGGTCTCAAACtaatttaagataataataagagTTAGGAAGAAGGCTATCTTGcaacatatttcattataaattacgAATGCATCAGCAGTTTAATTTATACCAGTTTCTTTATTCTAATAATTCCTTTTTCAGTGGGAGAAAGATCATATAATTGTCTTACATTCACTTCATGAAAGGGAGGGTACAGACACATTTGGGAATGTTTTCATTTCactaaaaaatatacatcatGTATGCAAACACAAAATACATAGTGTTAACATTCCACTGCAGCTCAACACAGCATGATCTCAATGAAAGTGAGAAATGTAGTGAATTACAAAGCAGTTTCTGGTCACATTTATGCTGTGGTGGCAGGCATGCAAATGATTTTAATCAGATGGGGATGGTTATCTAGTACTCATTGTTGATTGACTGGCACCTCTCCCTTGTGAACCAAGTAAATGATTATGTAGAGCGATGGTCCTTCAGCGTAATCCCGATGACTGCCTGACGGGGATCGGCTCATGGTTACCTGCAGTTCTGGTTTTCAGGACATCTCATTGGGGGGTCTTGATTGATGAGATCATCCTTGTGAAATGTTGCTGCAGTATTGTAAGCAGGATTCCTAATATTCAGGACATCATGCGAGTGGACCAGACAACGACCAAGTGGGTTACCAAGTACATGGTGCTGTTGCAAGGAAACCAGTCTGCCCTGTTTCTGCTTCAGCACTTACATCCCTGGGCTGTGTTGGTTCAACTGCAAACAACCCCAAGAGACAGAGGAGCTACTGAAGGCTTTGTGGTATTCCAGGGGAGCCTTCTTTGTTTACCTCCCTGGAACTTTTGTCTTTGGCCTAAAGTTGCAGAACCCCATTGATTCAGCCATAGCTTTCCCTTAAAACTCTGATGTTTCCAAAgttcctcctgctcctgcttctgCCCCCTCAGGTATATCTGGCTCAACTGCAACCTCAGTAGACGTGGGAGGGGATGAAAAGACTTGTCTATATACAGATATCTGAACAAACACTTTTGGGATGTAATTGTCAGTGTTACCTTCTGTTAGAGGACATTGGCCATATAAGCTGGAACTAGCATGGAAGGGCGAAGCCCTTGCCCATACTGGCATCCATCGATGTCCCTTTGTTAACTCTGTTCTCTCACATCCTCCGATATAAACAATAAGAAGCTCATTAATGCCTTAATATTTTACAGTTAGTTTaactgagaatgttgaagattctgacaataCTTCTTTTAAAGATTTGTTCCCATACTTGATGTATGCTACGAGCTGAAATTGCacaatcacaaaaaatataactgattATAGATGTTTTCCTCCATTATCTGCATTCAGGGACTGAGCCATGTgggtaattcataaaatacaaacaggtCAAAAGAGTGTGACCAATtcaaaataatgtacagtatgtattttcatATGGCAGTTTTCTGACTGAAAAATGCCACAATAAAAGTTAGTTTCTTACAATGGGTTTTAGAGATTGTAATAAATCACTTTTGATCAGATTCCGAAGATATGGTTACTTTTTCACTATCCTTtcctttaatgcctacacatACTGAGACCCaacatatttcaacaattataCTGGATTCATATTATCTACAATTATACTGGCTTCATATTATCTAAGTGAAAATTTGTTGAACATCTGGATTTCTAGTCACAATTACAGATTTTTGtgatggaataatttttttatgactctTATAACTGCTGACCATATTGTCGACAGTTCTTCTGTGAAAACTAATGGGTTAAGTAAAGTGGTTTGTTTCCTTAGATTacagttacaggcagtccccgattatcagcgggggttccgttcctgatgGGTGATGACAACCAAAATCGCCAATAATTGGAAATCGATGAATATCATCATTGATAAGCGgatattggcaccgataagctgGGATCAGTCCCTCTGTTAGGTGGGTACAGGTGCAGATCTttggttatcggtgccaataagtggATATCAACACCAAAAATCCAGTTACCAtcgctgaaaatccagttaatgtcgtcactagacaagtacCGTAAAACCGGGTCGCCGATAACTGGGAATCTGTCAGTACAAATTGCATAACATGGACCATCAAGTTTTATTTGTTCTGCTGTAGGTTGCTAAGGAAGTTCAgaggtatatgcattttttaattaaaagcacAGTATGTGTTTACAGATACAGTACACACTTCATGCATGATTCACCAAGGGGATCATTCTAGCTGGAGGAGGTGTTGTGTTTATCTGTCAACTCAAGAACTCTGTTAGCTCTTATTACATTGGGGGTATATGACTGTAAATGCCAATGTTCCTTTGGCTGAAGACCTCTTTAGTTGGCAAGTTACTAGTATGAATCATAATGAAGAAAGACGTGGTCTGCAACTTTCACTTTGTACAAATTTACTGGTGCAGATTCTTAGTCCTCCATTATGAATTGGATCTATGCTTTTTAATAATGAATCTGACAGTGGGCTACATATTTGGCTCCTTAGTCAAAAGCACTCAGTACAGCTGCTTTGTCTAACATCATGGCTGATCTGTCAGCTCACCTAGTTGCATGTGATACCTTTTCAAGGCATAAGAAAAACAGATTTGCTCACTGCAAGGACAATTTATACTGGCCTGTAAATCAAGGAAAACTGACACCATTCTTACATCTTCCTTGAAATTATACTGTTGTATGGTCATTCACCTTTTCTGCAGAAAGCAGAAAGTATCAATTTCCTTTTGTTCACTATTCATTTTCTTGAGGTTAAATTGTCCCTGTCAGTGGAATGATTACTTTATACACGCTTAGGAATACTGACAAACTTTACAtaccttctttttttccttttttctcttctctcgcGCTTCTAATTTCGCTCTCTTCTTGGCTGGCAAAAGGGGATCATCCAGAGCCTTTCTGTGTTTCATTTTTACGACATTGCCACTTTCATCTCGGTCCACTTCTACTCTGAACTTTTCCTCAAATTTGGATTCATTTACAATATCCTGGAGAAATAAGCATAAATCATAATCACAAATCAGTATTAACATCTAATTTTACCATATACTACACTGCACTTCTAAAACTCCTGACCGCAAACATTTACAACGCTTCCAAGTTTCAGTCTCAAACTGTCATATTTCTAGTCAATACTATACAGAGTTGTGCACCTTGTATCCTTTACAGCTGTAACACAGAATGCAACTTACCTGTTGTAGCAGTTCTAAACTCTGCATGGTAACTAGGTGGGCCTGAATGAACACAACTGGCAAGATTTACTTATTTAAACTCGTACAATTCTAAAAACTCTCCAAGTATGTTTTTCTTTGCCTGCCATCTGGCAAGATAATTACATATATTGAGATTTGTAAACTTCACACTACAGTACTAGGAAATACATAACTTGACTAAAACAAACTTCAGTATTGATGACtggcaaatttttttaatattttattgggCATGAGAAGCAAGCACAGAGGAACAGGAGGTGCAAAAATGTCAGAGCCTGAAGTCTTTATTCATCCCTTGTCACTGACTTTAGCAAATCAATCACTCATAAAAACTCGAATGCCTAAATtctagtatttaaaaatatactctaaaaaattatttcaaaacgttTCCTAAGTAAAGCTAACATATTTGAGGCCATGGTCGTTTCAGACAGTCACCATCTCCTTATCTTTAACCATACAGTACTAGTAAccatctgttacttttttcaaatgaacaccatattcttcggaagcttgaattttaagtcagtggcccctgtggttggctcgttccatatggatagggtttgtcttctgaataatataatacgGTAATAATAACTACCAAACATGAAACCAATACACTGTGCTGCAATGATAAGCAATACATACTTGAGCCGCCCTGTTCACTCGCTTCAAAAATTCATTCTCTGTTTCGTCGGAATACTGCACAAGCCTTGGGATCTTCTTTAAAGGTCTATTCATACCATACTCTTCCTCCTCTGTGTCGGCCAACCTGAAATGTAACGAAATAGCTCAACATTgaggaattaacaaaaaaaaaaataaaggcacaaCCTCCCTAACAATAGGCCTACATTTTAGTCAATATATACGTAAAACCTCAAAAATAATGACCAATCAGTGGACACCCTGCCCAGACCCTTGAAAAAGCCAAATCTCTTCAAAGTTTCATGACACACCAGTCTATGATACATTCATAACACAAAAGATTTTTGCTTGGTTGTCTTCCAATCacgcttttaataataataaatttaaagtaaGTACAATGCAGTAGATTTCCTGCAGATCTTTATAAACTTCATTCTTTCACCTTATTTGATTAGAAGCTATATTCTActgttattttaataaataaaaatcctctcTAGTTATTTTTACTCATTACCGGACTGTTTTCACCTTGTTATTATATTACAGCCTTAATGAGACCTTCCAGATATTAGTTTTTTCAAGAGGGGGtatgattttgaaatttatactaaGGGAGAATACAacaatgaatttctaccacctaTAAAGGGCCTCCAATGAATTAATGAAGcatgtaattattattcttattttcttttttttttttttttggtctatcacagtcatcctatttgactaggtggtttttacagtgcggggtttcgggttgcatcctgcctccttaggagtccatcacttttctcaccatgtgcgctgtttctagtagcacacttttctgcatgagtcctggagctacttcagcatctagttttcccagattccttttcagggatcttgggatcgtgcctagtgttcctatgattacgaTACAATTTCCACGGGCATACagtattccatatccttcttattttgactttcaggtcttgatactaatcaatttcctttctttctttctcatctactctggtgtcccatggtattgccacatcaatgaatgctaccttcttgattttgtcaatcaacatcacgtctggtctattggcacgtatcaccctatctattctgataccatagtcccagaggatctctgcctgatcattttctaccactccctcaggttggtgttcgtaccacttattactacaagctaactggtgtttcttgcactggctccagtggagggcttttgctactgaatcatgcctctttttgtaccaGTTCTGCGCAAGcactggacattcgcttgctatgtgttTATGGTCTCGTCCTTcacattgcacttcctgcatatgggtcgggtgttatttccatctattgttcttggacatatctggttcttggGGCCTGagcttgtgccactgttagcattccttctgtttccttcctgagttctcccctctgtagccactgcCATTTCATCGCcagccagttcttttgtctgtttcatatactgtccgtgcattggttttttgtgccattcctctgttctgtttttcattctcctgtctctgtatatttctgggtcttcatctactttcatcagtccttcttcccatgcactcctaagccactcatcttcactggttttcagatactgCCCCAGTGCTCTACTCTCGATcctgacgcagtcctctatgcttagtagctctctccccacttcctttcgtgttatgtatagtctgtctgtatttgctcttgggtatagtgctttgtgtattgtcatgtgttttctagttttctggtctatgctgcggagttcagccttcgtccactccactactgtgctgtatctgattactggtactgcccatgtgtttatggctttcgtcatgtttcccaTTGAGTTCTGACTTGAGTATCACctcaagtctctgcatatattctttcctggtcGTGTCCTTTTATCTCTTGGTGTTctatatcctctccttccattattcccaggtatttgtatcctgtctcatctatgtgtttgatgctttTCCGATCTGGTagttttatcccttcagtccttgttactttgcctttttgtatgttaaccaaggcgcatttttctattccaaacaccatcctgatgtccccagatacaatccttacagtctggactagggtatctatttccttgatgctcttaccatacagcatgatgtcgtccatgaacatcagatggttaattctgttgcctcctttcttgctttggtacccagcatccatcttctacagtgcttttgtcatgggaatcatggctactacgaagagtagtggggacagtgagttgccttgaaagatccctctcctgatgttaacctctgctattcttgtcccagagcttgtaagtactgtattccagttgtgcatcgTATTGTTAAGggagctgatggtgttttcctctgccccatatattttcaggcattctattagccatgtgtgcagtatcatgttgaaggctttcttgtagtcaatccatgccatgctcaggttggttctccttctcttactattcttcattaccattttgtctattaggagctggtcttttgtacCCCTACACTTACTTCTGCatcctttctgttggtgggggacaATGTTTGTGTCCTCTACGTAGTTGTcaagcctttcactgatgatacctgttagtaacttccacattattggtaggcaggtgataggcctgtagttacttgctatatttcccttgttcttgtctttctgtactaatgatgttctccctgtggtcatccatttgggagCATGGTgatttgtgatacaatgctggagttgttctgctattaaTGGGTGtggggccttgaagtttttgagcaagtgtccatggacttcattgggacctggggctttccagttgggcattttctttagttggtgtctgactgtgtctgtcatgatctcggtgaatctttgttttattctccccatttcttctgccttgatttcctggagccatgttgcatgtttgttgtgcgataccagattgctccatatgttttccccgGGTCACTTACTTggtttggcttcaggaatttcctggtggttgtcttcccctctcaGTTGGCTATacagtcttttctggttggttctgaagagttcgttctgttggtatcctttattcctgttcatgtaccgttggatcttatgtgctttggctttaagcctctgttttatatcttctattgtgttgtttagtcccttctcctatactttgtatttctcatccagttcctctcttgttttcttgcttcttagcctcttttctgccatctctttcagttactattattattaattattattattattattattattattattattataattattattattcagataaaccctattcatattcatattattattattattcattagatgaaccctactcatatggaacaagcccacaggggaccctggcttgaaattaaagcttccaaagaatacggtgttcattaggaataagtaagaggaagtaaagggaaatacagaaagaggagatcagacttattaaaaaagaaaaaataaattaataaattaacaaatagataaaaatgtattaaaatgcaaggagaatagtataagggtagtaatgcattgcacctttgctCAAACTTCTCTAGtcccaattgcatgacatcctctgggaggctgttccacagtccaacagtgtgaggaataaaggacctctggaaccgagaagtttgacagcgaggcacttttactgcacattggtgctgctgctcagcgaatctggttgctctgggCAGATgaaggggatcaaggatcaattatgaacgtgaaagatctctgctgaaatacaacttacgaaagaGTGACAAAcacgagaccatccgtcgatggtccaagtcataactgctactttTAGAAATCAGAaatctaccaccacgaaccattctatcttaaagagataaatctctggcagaagcagacatccaaacagaacggtattctagtaaaggaagtacaaattaCCTAAGAGCaattgcactgattttatcagttgtaaatatatgaggccttacaaacaatacctaacttttgtcctgcatttgctgaaacttcatttgatgtttctcaaaagttggaggcaagtcaaaggttacacctagaatagttaaagcttcagactcattcagcaaagtttcaTCCACCTGTAGGGGAAGacggggtgggaaatctgtacaagatctgctaatcaatactgtagtgttttcgtttcactggagttcagcctcataccccaccatcTATACCATTCCCCAATTCGGTCCATGTCTCAATCAAGGctgagggcagtttcatttctcatatgtGGAGACTACTACACtcataagtgttgcatcatcagcatactgaacaatcttgttttccagaccaacaaccttgtcacttgtatacactaaaaataacagtgggccaagaacactgccctgtggaactgcAGACACAATAtatcttggttcactaaagatcccgtccacagcaactgaCCGCTGCATACCTGTaatgaaatcttgaagtaaccctaaaacatatcgatacggaacaagcccacacaggggccattgacttgaaattcaagcctccaaagaatatggtgttcatttgaaagaagtaatagaaggtaacaggaaatacagaaagaagagatctgttcttaaaaaagaacaaataaattaacaaattaataaacaaatagataaaaatgtaagaaaattataaaatacaagaattgtttcgGGGTAGTATCTGCCACGTGTATTAGATctgttttttaaatttgaaatgtcAAACTTTATTTTCCATACTAACCCCTCTTAATGAATTAAATTACTATGATAAAAGTTTATTACATCAATAAAtcaagttaaatttttaaaattatacgaGTACCAAATTCATCCATCAACTGTCATCACAAAATCTTGCCATACTGGTACCTCTATTCACAACCCATAATTCATCCATATAGACCAACATGATATTCTCACTTTATATctaattacaattacatttaaaattacatcACGAATCATCCATTTCAACTAAAATTACCCTCTCCAACCACGTTACACTTAGATGTCTCCAACCAATCTTCCACCACTGAATcaaacaacttactctttcaatAACTGTGGGCTCTGAAATAATTTAAGAGActctctctgaattttctttCTAAGATGCTGAATATTtatgcatcttcttcttcttctaacatCATGCATATTATTCCCAAACTTGTGCACCTTTCAGATCATACCAGTATGTCAATAAGATTGTCCCATCACTTGTGGCATGAGTTCTAACACCCTCTGTAATTGCTGTTTTACTTATCAATATTAATTATGATGTTGGCACTAAGTTTCACCAGGCTGAGTGAGTGCTcaaacatgagaaaaataaaaagatttgtgAGAATAAGGTAAAGGTttgtgagaaaaattaaaatatttgagaaaaattttaagatttgtgagaggaataaaaaatttgcaagaaaaataaatagatttgttagaaaaattaagatttgTGAGAATGATAAAAGGAtttgtgagaaaaataaaaagatctgtTTGCCACATTCATAAtcatgataactgaaaataaaatagtacGTTGTACATTACCTGGCAGTGTCTATCAAAGGTGGTGCTACATCTGACTTTTTACGCTTCTTCGATTTCTTCTCCCTAACTCTGTTGACCGTCTGTGACTCTTCTAGTTGTTTTGGAAGCTTCCCTTTCTGAAAATCGGTAATCATTTGCAACTTTCTTGAGATTTCCTGGGTCTGATCATTTACAGGTTTGCAATTGACTTTGTGCTTTATCCTGCAAAAAACCAATAGTTGcaagataaaaacaatttaacaaacactgtacagtaaaccccccgtattcgcggtctcatgattcgtggactcacttattcgcggatttctctatggaacatatatacacatttccagccccaggagagctgttaatcagctcagtggtctggttaaattaagatatacttattcactgaaaatttgcccactcacagtatttttcactgagaaatattcactaattactgtattttcatctcattatcatgactaaatgcactttttatgataaaactattaaaatactcaggtagtgctcgagttacgataattcgccttacgataattcaattttgcagtGGGGTAAACAATtataccgatatgacaatatttataaaatattttaaagtttcgAGCAAGCgtaggcagcagcgtacaatcaggcagcgagagagaacaaattacaatagaccaacttcttttcctccatctctttatcccatcttctagttaaaaaagtaaaagagaatgataaaagtattgttagcaacattatactcttgcgtacatacgtacagtcataaacaaccgaatgagaaacagttgttttgcttatcaccgaatcggataacaccttttgtttgtatttcaaccatcgtacagtgacaaacaattaccgtagttatggtacaaatgacgttaagtggAACAGGactgacatatttttacattatacccttattcggtatggataaaagatcagcaaggaaatatactgctaaatttaagctaaaagttgtagctgaaactgagaaaacaatgttcaagctgctaatgactataaattatcgtgcatcggcaacatggatgaaacaacaataattaaaattggagagaaagtattttaatcaaaactactaggcaTGAAAGAATATAATACTGCTgtttttacgctgataaatgataaatacgtaaagcttgtactatgatgaaatcaagtgcaaatagcgaacggaatcttgatttttttacacaaaacaaacggccccaaacggccaacgtcatctattaccggaaaaatagctaaattaatttcacaacgagatgtacttgttatatttcaacttaaaaacactttgtataacgaaaaataaccttgccccatataaataaagtacactgtatctagagattcatttatgctaactagaagcaagaaaagcgctctgtaCTGAGTTGAATACGGCGAATAAACTTACCgcataatcaatttccaaaccaaaacactgatcgctatagtcgcaatttataatacaaaagcaatataagaatatatacaatattattggatgcagtgaattaaggcataacattttaaaagatccttgGAAattatgcatatttgttatgttgatgtttgtataatacgatatgtg
Coding sequences within it:
- the LOC136840670 gene encoding coiled-coil domain-containing protein 137-like, which codes for MARRPAKKKHRGIKDPYKQMEERFEKIKHKVNCKPVNDQTQEISRKLQMITDFQKGKLPKQLEESQTVNRVREKKSKKRKKSDVAPPLIDTARLADTEEEEYGMNRPLKKIPRLVQYSDETENEFLKRVNRAAQDIVNESKFEEKFRVEVDRDESGNVVKMKHRKALDDPLLPAKKRAKLEAREKRKKEKKKERDLKKKQKGKRKKVDEDDFKHFQDKVEFGEVAYEPPSLDTSKFTKMTNSDTKTKSFIFMEKLKGSQAGKTPELTESRKKLLEEERLKAVQAYREMKAAKYKSENKNFAVI